TCACCCCTCGATCGAGCATTGCTTAAAACAACAATTAATTAATATTTTTCCAGAAAACAACCATAAATTAACTTTATATCGTTGCTCAAAAACTGATAGTATTCTCTATCGTTCACCTCTGTTTTATTATTTTACGCCCGCTCAATGTCAAACCATATTTAACCATTTAATCGCCCTTTTTCCGCAAATTCAGCTTAAAGAAGGATGGCTAGAATTATTATTAGATCAACAATTTTTGTCCTTTTGGTTACTGAAACTAAACGATTTAATCGATAAGTTTTTCTCTGATCAGCTTCCTCTCCATCCCGAAGGAGAATTTTTCTTTTTATTTCAATATACCCACGCTCGCTATTCTAGTTTGTTCCAACTGCTCAATAGGGAAAAAATTAGATTAACCGAGCCAGAACTATTATCCTGGCATCATCCCGCCGAAATAGCCTTAATCCTGCAAATTTTAACCGTTTGTGATTGTTGGGAAGGCCAGAAACTCTATCCCTTAACCGCAAATTTTTGCGAAGCGATGCTCAATTTTGAGCGTAACTGTCGCATTATCGGAGAATCGTCCCCAATTCAGCGATCGAGATTAATCCTGATTAGCGTCAGTCAAAAACTACTTAACCGTCTTCTCCGTCAAAAATGGCAACTGCTACCGTTGACGGAACTATAAAAATATTAACTTTTGTGAATTGAGTGGACAAAATCACTAGCTTATGATAGATTTTAATTAGTGTGAGGAGCGAGCCAGAATAGAGAGCCGAGACGAAACATGGACAGTCGCCGGCTCTCTTTCTGTTGTTCAGGAATTATCTTTTTCTTGGCGATATTTAATAAAAGTGGGCAAATCGACCCGAAAAGAGGAATATTTCGGGGAAGGAGAGATGACAGGTGCGGGCCAATCCCTGTCTTTCTTATTTAAGGATTCTACTGGCTCAATTGTCTCTAATTCCGCTAAAAACTCATCGATGGGAGCCACTTCATCGCTTTCTTGATTCTCTGTCTGAGACCAAGGCTCGATCGCGGCTGCCTTGGCGACAATGGCTAAATCCGGGGCAGAATTGCGATCGCTACCGCCCTGGAAATACTGGGCCAAGGCCGCTTTATACTGGAGGGTGTAGCGTTGCTGACGTTGGAGACGGGTGCGTAATTCCTGCAATTGCTGGTCATAGTTGCACAGTTTTTGGCTTTTTTCCTGATAACTTTCCTGAATTAAGGCACATTCTCGCTCTAAACGGGCTAATTGTTGGCGCGTGCGGGTCAATTCTGCGGTCAAATTGGCAATAATCATCGGTTGCCGTTGTTCTGCTTGACGATACTGTTCGATTTCTCCTAAAGCTCGCTGTAATTGTTGCTTTTCGTATTGCAGTTCCTCGTTTTGCTGCTGGATTAGGGTATCACAACTTTGCAAGCGACGATGTTGCTCGGCTAACCGCGATCGCAGTTCCGCGAGAGCTTGCTCCCGTCGCCAGATCTCCGCTTGTAATTCTTGATTTTGTTGACGTAAATGAGAGGATAGAGCCGGCCAATCTGTCTCATCTGTTGATTGACTCTCATGCTCGACAATTTCAGCAGTGATGACAGTATCCGCATGGGTGAGATGATCGAGGTACAGGTCGGAATTATCGTTCATAAAAGCCAAAGGATGAGGAAACCTAGAAGTTTAGAGACGTTAAAAGCCTTCTATCGTTCCAAAAAAAAATGGGAACCGCATTGTTAGAGACTGCCGCGCGGTTCCACTGCCGATCCTTAAGAGGAGAACACTATAAATAACCATAAGCTTATTAGGAATTTTTGTCAATACTTAATGAAAATTTTTTTCAATAAGTTGGGGGAGAGGGGAATCGACTAATTCCTAGATAGGGTTGGCTGAATAAATCTAAAAACCTTGTTGAGTAAAACTTTTAGACTTTTTTACCATCAAAAAGTGCCAGCCATAAAACCCCACACCCCACACCCCACACCCCACCCCCACGAAAAACTTTTTGCCGCAAACCCTAGATATCTATTGATACAAGCACCGGTCGAGCGGGTTAGCGGCTTGATGTGCTTCAATAATCCTATAGTTTTTATTTTCCTTGTCCTACTATGCCACGTCCCCCAAAGAAAACCCCTAGCACCCCTGAACCCCCCGAAGAGCCAATTAAAGCCACTCCTCCCCTACAACCTCTACAAATTATTAAAAAGGGTTCTAGGGCTGCAGTACCCCCGAAACCCCCGGAAACCCCTCCAGAAATAATTGAGGAAAAACCAGCCGCGGAAACGGTAAAATCAGTCAGTAGCGAGATAAAATCTCCCCTCCGTCCCCGTTCCGATTCGGCTCCTCTATTCCGAAAACCGATTCCCAAAGCAGAAATTCCCGTCATCGAAAAAGCGACGGGAGCCAATGGCGAAGTATTTAATCTGACCGATTCTGTCTTCATTACCGAACCTTTTGGTACTCGTATTCCTGCTATTATTGATAGTTTTTATGCTGATGATCAAGGCGAAATCTGGGCGCGACTCAAACCGGTGGAAGTTAATCCCGATTGTCGCTGGGAACAGGCCTGCATTCGCTCTCAGGGTTTGGTAAAGGCCGAGTAAGACAGTTATCAGTTATCAGTTATCAGTTATCAGTTATCAGTTATCAGATTTGAGTTTTAAGTGTGCAGTATTAACAAGTAATTTAGATAATATCTCTTGCCTAGTTAATTTTTGAGGGTTCAAAAACGTCAAAAATAACGATTAAATTGCCTAATATCTGTAAATAGACCACTTAATTGATTATTATTCATTCTTAATTCTCCTGACTACTGACTACTGCCTCCTAACCAACCAAGACAATTTTTGATTTTTAGAAGAGGTCTGATGATTTGGCCTTCTCAAAAGGTTTATTGATCAAGGCTATGGTATGATTAAAGGTAGTTTGTCAGACTATGATATTTTTCATGATAATCTGTTTTTATCTGATATCATGTTGAGAAAAATTCACTCTCTAAATTTGGGTTTAAATTATGATAACTACATTCATTGAACGGGAAGCAGAACCAATTTTAATTAATGACTTAACCTGGAGAGAATTTAAAGCTGTTGAACAGCTAATCGAGCGCCCAGGGTTAAGGTTATCTTTTTTAGATGGAGTTTTGGAGATTAGAAAAATGCCAGGGAAAAAACACGAAACTATCAAAGAACGTATTGGTGCTTTACTAGAAATTTATTTAGAATTTTTGGGATTAGATTTTACTCCTACTGGTTCTGTCACCTTAGAAAATGAATTTGAAAAGGTTAAAAGAGAAGGTGATAAATCCTATGAATTGGGAGCCAATAGAAAACATCCTGATTTAGTGATTGAGGTGGTTGTTAGTAGTGGAGGAATTAATAAACTGGAAGCATACAAACGGTTACAAATTCCCGAAGTTTGGTTTTGGATGAATGATGAGTTATTGTTTTATAGTTTAGGAAATGAGGGATATAAAGCTGTTAGTAAATCGCAACTTTTACCGAGTTTAGATGTAGGTTTATTGATGCGTTGTATTAATACAGAAAATCATGCTCAAGCCCTGCGGGAATTTAGAGCAGGGATAAAAATTATTGAATCAACATAACCATATAAAATGCTGATTTTTTCCGCCTATCTAAAGATTATGGGTTAACTTAACAGTTGCAGAATGCCAAGAATTAAATTCTCAATATTCTATCAAAAGGGAACAAGTTTTTAACCGTTTCATCGCCTCCGTATTATTAGAAGAAAGACGAGCAGGTAATATTCCTGCTTGGGAAGGAATTAGGATTATAAGAGAAAGGATTTAATAGCGATATTAATCCTTTAAAAGACAGTATTTTTTTTGAAAATGCTCTCATTTCATCAACTCAATAACCAGTCTAGATGATACTGTAAACATTGCTTGAGGTCGTAGCGTTGCTTGATAGTTTCCCTGGCATTTAAACGCAGATTTTGCCAACCCTGGGGATAATCTAACACTTCATCCACGCGATCGGCTATTTGTTGGGGAGAAAAGAAATCCACTAATAAACCATTTTCCCCATCAGTAATTAATTCTCGCACGGGGGGAGTATCGGAACCAATCACGACGCAACCCATGGCCATAGCCTCTAACATTGACCAGGACAGCACAAAAGGACGAGTAAGATAGATATGGGCGGCCGATGCCTGTAAAACCTGTTTATATTGACCGTAGGGCAGAGAACCGGTAAAATGCACCCGGGATAAATCCAAAGAAAGGCTTTCTAACATCAATTGTTTATAGGTTTTGCCGTCCGGTAGAGTTTTCCCATAAGCAACCCGATCCTCCCCGACAATCACCACATGACAGTTAGGCCGACGGGCTAAAATTAGGGAAACAGCCGTCATAAATTGGGGAAAACCGCGATAGGGTTCCATTCCCCGGGTTGCATAGGTGACAATCTCCTTAACACCGGATAAATCTAAACCTATCTCTGGAATCACTAACTGCACATCGGGACGGGGACAGAAATAGTCCGTATCGATGCCATCGTGTAAAACCGTCAGTTTCGAGTGAAATTCGGGGGGAAATTGTTGTTTTTGCCAGATAGTCGGCGATAAACCTCGATCGCAACTGACCAGATCGATCAGGATTGGCGCATTTTTAATTCTAATCCGGGCCTCGGCATCAGCATTAAGGGGATCCTCTGGATCAAAATCAGCATCGGAACCATGGGCATGATAAAACCATTCAAAATAGGCTAAAAACTTAGTTTTCGGGAAAATATCCTTGATAAATAGACCCGGCCCCCAGCCAGAATGTGCATAGACAATATCGGGATAAAATCCTTGATTTTTCAGTTGTTGGCAAACAGCATAAACCGCTTGACCTTGTAAAACCGCACTTTCAAGGGGACGGACATAATGATGGGTTTGGGGAGAAACAGCGCGACTTTCCTTGTAAATAAATTTTTTTACCCCCGCTATCTCTCCCTCTTGCCTGGTAGTGCCGAAAATAACTTGATTTCGGGGTTCTTGAGCTAAAACCGTGCTTAAATGGCGAAATTGGGCGGGAAAATTGGCATGAAGGAATAAAAATTTCATCGCGGGTAAAGGTTTAGAAAAAGCGATCGCTAATCGTACATTGTCCCTGAAAACGGAGCAGATGATCGCATAATACCAAAGCCATCATCGCTTCCACCATGGGGACCGCTCGGGGTAAAACACAAGGATCGTGTCTTCCTTTGGCTGCCAGGGTGGTTTCTTCCCCGGTGCGCGTCACGGTTTTTTGTTCTTTACCGATAGTCGCAGTGGGTTTAAAAGCGGTGCGGATAATAATATTTTCGCCGTTACTGATTCCTCCTTGGATGCCTCCCGAACGATTGCTAGTGGTGCGAATTTCCCCGTTATCATCGATAAAATACTCGTCATTGTGTTCGCTGCCGGTTAAGAAGGTTCCCGCGAATCCCGATCCGATTTCAAATCCCTTACTCGCGGGTAAGGACATCATCCCCTTAGCTAAATCGGCTTCTAGCTTATCAAAAACGGGTTCTCCTAGACCTTTCGGCACATTTCTGGCTACACATTCCACCACACCGCC
This Microcystis wesenbergii NRERC-220 DNA region includes the following protein-coding sequences:
- a CDS encoding DALR anticodon-binding domain-containing protein translates to MNFICNHPSIEHCLKQQLINIFPENNHKLTLYRCSKTDSILYRSPLFYYFTPAQCQTIFNHLIALFPQIQLKEGWLELLLDQQFLSFWLLKLNDLIDKFFSDQLPLHPEGEFFFLFQYTHARYSSLFQLLNREKIRLTEPELLSWHHPAEIALILQILTVCDCWEGQKLYPLTANFCEAMLNFERNCRIIGESSPIQRSRLILISVSQKLLNRLLRQKWQLLPLTEL
- a CDS encoding Uma2 family endonuclease — translated: MITTFIEREAEPILINDLTWREFKAVEQLIERPGLRLSFLDGVLEIRKMPGKKHETIKERIGALLEIYLEFLGLDFTPTGSVTLENEFEKVKREGDKSYELGANRKHPDLVIEVVVSSGGINKLEAYKRLQIPEVWFWMNDELLFYSLGNEGYKAVSKSQLLPSLDVGLLMRCINTENHAQALREFRAGIKIIEST
- a CDS encoding glycosyltransferase family 4 protein, producing MKFLFLHANFPAQFRHLSTVLAQEPRNQVIFGTTRQEGEIAGVKKFIYKESRAVSPQTHHYVRPLESAVLQGQAVYAVCQQLKNQGFYPDIVYAHSGWGPGLFIKDIFPKTKFLAYFEWFYHAHGSDADFDPEDPLNADAEARIRIKNAPILIDLVSCDRGLSPTIWQKQQFPPEFHSKLTVLHDGIDTDYFCPRPDVQLVIPEIGLDLSGVKEIVTYATRGMEPYRGFPQFMTAVSLILARRPNCHVVIVGEDRVAYGKTLPDGKTYKQLMLESLSLDLSRVHFTGSLPYGQYKQVLQASAAHIYLTRPFVLSWSMLEAMAMGCVVIGSDTPPVRELITDGENGLLVDFFSPQQIADRVDEVLDYPQGWQNLRLNARETIKQRYDLKQCLQYHLDWLLS